The sequence GTTTATTATTTGTCGACCCTAGCCGTTAACTCAAATGCCAGTGCTGCATGGAGTGCTTATAAAAAAGGTGCTTTTTTTGCCAATCCAAGCTTTATTCAAATTCATCCAACAAGTATTCCTGTATTGAATGATTATCAGGCGAAACTTACCTTGATGTCGGAGTCGTTAAGAAATGACGGTCGAATTTGGGTGCCAATGAAAAAAGGTGACAAACGACATTCCAATGATATTCCGGAAACCGAAAGAGATTATTATTTAGAAAGAAGATATCCGGCATTTGGAAATTTAGTTCCACGTGATGTTGCATCACGAGCGGCAAAAGAAAGATGCGACGCAGGTTATGGTGTTGGCGAAACCGGATTAGCGGTTAATCTTGACTTCAAAGATTCAATTGCCAAGCAAGGTAAAGCATCTATCGAAAATAAATATGGTAATTTATTCGAGATGTACGAAAAAATTACCGGTATGAATCCATATAATGAACCGATGCGAATATATCCTGCTGGTCATTATACCATGGGGGGCTTATGGGTTGATTATAACTTAATGACTACTGTTCCGGGCTTATTTGCAATTGGTGAATCAAACTTCTCGGATCATGGAGCTAACCGTCTTGGTGCAAGTTCGTTGATGCAATGTGCCGGAGATGGACTTTTCATTCTTCCTTATACCATCAGTAATTATTTAGCGGATGAAATTAAAACACCTCGCTTTTCAACCGACTTACCCGAGTTTGATGAAGCAGAAAAATCTGTTCATGATAAATTAAACAAACTATTTGCAATTAATGGTACCGAAACAGCCACTTCATTCCATAAACGTTTAGGTAAAATCCTTTGGGATTACAGTGGAATGTCGAGAAATGAAGAAGGATTGAAAAAAGGCCTGAAACTGGTTGAAGAACTCAAAGCCGAATTTTGGCAAAAACTTAAAATTCCGGGTGGAGAAGATGAAATTAACCAGGAGCTTGAAAAAGCAGGGAGAATTGCCGATTTCTTCGAAATTGCAAAACTAATTATCATCGATGGGCTTAACCGAAAAGAATCGTGTGGAGCCCACTTCCGCGAAGAAAGTCAAACCGAAACCGGAGAAGCGAAACGTGACGATGCCAATTATGCATATGTGGCCGCCTGGGAATATCTGGGTGATGATAAAGCTCCTAAATTGTACAAGGAGCCTTTGAATTATGAATTTATTGAAGTAAAAGAAAGAAGTTATAAGTAGAATTTAGATACAAGACGCTAGACCTTAGACCAGTTATTCTAGTCTAATATCTAACATCTAAAGTCTTCAAATCTTTAAAATATGAAAGTAAAACTAAAAATCTGGCGACAAAAAAACGCAAAGGCAAAGGGTAAATTTGTGAATTACGATCTGGATGAAGTTTCAACAGAAATGTCATTCCTTGAAATGC comes from Bacteroidota bacterium and encodes:
- a CDS encoding fumarate reductase/succinate dehydrogenase flavoprotein subunit → MTKLNAQIPEGPLAEKWTKYKATAKLVNPANRKKLDVIMVGTGLAGSGAASSLGEMGYNVKAFCFQDTPRRAHSVAAQGGINASKNYKNDGDSDYRLFYDMIKGGDYRAREANVYRAAEVSNATIDQLTAQGVPFAREYGGTLDNRSFGGVQVSRTFYAKGQTGQQCLLGVYSGISRQIKAGTVTMYPRRDILDIVVIDGKARGVIARNLVTGEIERHSAHAVVLATGGYGTVYYLSTLAVNSNASAAWSAYKKGAFFANPSFIQIHPTSIPVLNDYQAKLTLMSESLRNDGRIWVPMKKGDKRHSNDIPETERDYYLERRYPAFGNLVPRDVASRAAKERCDAGYGVGETGLAVNLDFKDSIAKQGKASIENKYGNLFEMYEKITGMNPYNEPMRIYPAGHYTMGGLWVDYNLMTTVPGLFAIGESNFSDHGANRLGASSLMQCAGDGLFILPYTISNYLADEIKTPRFSTDLPEFDEAEKSVHDKLNKLFAINGTETATSFHKRLGKILWDYSGMSRNEEGLKKGLKLVEELKAEFWQKLKIPGGEDEINQELEKAGRIADFFEIAKLIIIDGLNRKESCGAHFREESQTETGEAKRDDANYAYVAAWEYLGDDKAPKLYKEPLNYEFIEVKERSYK